The window TCCGCGAACAATCACTATTACCGGGATATTTTCGCCAGTCATGAGATAGATGTCGGGAAGATTGAGTCTCCGGAGGACTTCCGGAAGATACCTTTTCTGACAAAAGACGCCATCAGGGCAGGATCGAAGAACATGGTCTCGAATTACTCCCGGCGGGTCTCGCGCAGGAAAACATCCGGATCTACGGGTGTTCCGCTGGCATTTGTTAAAGATAGAGATTCGACAGCGTACATGGATGCTCTCATGTATGAAGTCTACGGATGGCACGGGATCGGAATAGGGGACAGGCAGAGCAGACTGTGGGGCATTCCATTCGCGCTCAAAGGTCGCCTGCTGACACATGTCAAAGATATTCTTCTGAATAGGCGGCGGCTTTCGGCATTCTCCCTCTCGCGAGAATCATGTATTGACTATTTTCAGTGCCTCAAGCGTTTCAAACCTAAGTTTATGTATGGTCTGCCGAGCACGATGGGAGCATTTGCCGCAATACTTCAAAGCAGCGGGATTGACCCAAGCGAAGCTCAACTGGAAGTTATCATCTCTACCGGCGAGATTCTGTCGGCAAGAGGCAGAGAGAAACTGGAGAGCGCGTTCGGATGTCGCGTTGTCAATGAATATGGCACAACAGAGAATGGTATCGTCGCTTTCGAGTCAGCGGATGGGAAAATGAGGTTGATGATTCACAATCTCTACATCGAA is drawn from Candidatus Zixiibacteriota bacterium and contains these coding sequences:
- a CDS encoding AMP-binding protein; this encodes MNPWIVKNLIYFPIQAVRGEQVREYMDRINAFHEKPLFEQLEIQWRKLRKLLEYVSANNHYYRDIFASHEIDVGKIESPEDFRKIPFLTKDAIRAGSKNMVSNYSRRVSRRKTSGSTGVPLAFVKDRDSTAYMDALMYEVYGWHGIGIGDRQSRLWGIPFALKGRLLTHVKDILLNRRRLSAFSLSRESCIDYFQCLKRFKPKFMYGLPSTMGAFAAILQSSGIDPSEAQLEVIISTGEILSARGREKLESAFGCRVVNEYGTTENGIVAFESADGKMRLMIHNLYIEILNPEDGTPSKPGETGEIIITELHSYAMPFIRYRVGDLAVPESDSVDGSNLPTVREIAGRVSDLVITPEGKRVAAAILDYSLAEGIKRFKAFQTAVDSLQVMIETDDSFDKSTLTRTEKSWRAYLGENIRIEFNIVDKIPPDKSGKMTVLESSLDSEDFDVRTE